TATTCTGGATCATTTCAAGCTGCAGCTTGGCAAGCTGCTCCTCGAGTTCGACATCGCTCTGCTGAGCGACTTCACGGGCACGAAAGATCGCCATTCAGATATCCTCCTCTACAGGAACATCTTCCATCGCAGAGAGCTCGGCATCGATCTCCTCGCCGAGTGCTTCCGGTGTTAGCCCTTCTTCCTCTTCGGGTTTCCGGGGTTGGGAAGGCAGCACTTCGAAGTGATCGGGGAGCACCGCGCCGGGCGGGATAATCTTGACCTGCACACCGATCGTTCCGAGTTTCTTGATGGCGAGGGCAAAGCCCTTCTCCACAATCGTCTCGCTGGGCTCGCCGCAGTGTTTGATATACCCGTCGGTAAACTTCTGGACCCGTGCACGCGAGCCGGTGAGTTTTCCGGCCAGCACAACCTCGCACCCGAGCGCTCCCGATTCCATAACGCGGCGGATGACGCTGGAGCCGGCCTTTCTGAAGTACCATCCGCGCTCGAGCGAGTTTGCAAGGCGTTCCGCCATGATCTGAGCGTTGAAGTTCGGATTGTCGACCTGCTGCACCTCGATCTGGGGCGATTCAATGCTGAATTTCGAATGAAGATTCTGGGTAAGTTCCCGGACGACCTTCCCGCCCTTGCCGATGACGATGCCCGGTTTCTCTGCAAAGATCGTCACCTGTGTCCCGAGAGGGGTACGGGCGATATCCATACCGCCGTATCCGGCCCGCTTCAGTTCCTTTGTCAGGTATTTCTCTACACGTGCCTTGCGCACTCCGTCTTCGATAAAACGCCGTTCAATCGCCATCACTCCACCTCCCTGACAACTACCTCGATGTTAACGGTTTCACGCCGCTTCGGCGTCGCACGTCCCATCGCACGGGGGAAAAACGCCTTCATTCCCCGCCCGCGATTTGCGGATGCATGTACGATCCGGAGCTTTTCCGTGTCGAGACCCGCATATTCCGCATTCTTTTCAACCGATTCGAGCAGACGGATGAACGCAGCCGACGCCTTCACCGGAAAGCGCCCGGCGTCCCAGCCTGTGAGGCAGCGCTTGTGCGCAATGTTCCTGTTGAACTTCCTGAACGGAATGGCCTTCTTCTTCGCGACAACCTCGGTCAGATAAGCAATCGCTTCCTGCGTGGTCATCTTTTTTACGAAACCAGCGATCTCCATCGAGTGTTTCGGCGATATGGGAAGCTCGTTGGCCTTCGCACGGGCGATTCCTTCTCCCGTCTCCTTCAGTGAATAGTCTGTCCTTGCCATGGTCATCACTTCAGGGGTACGTATTTACTCGACCGCGTCGCACCGATACCGGCGCTCCCGTGAGCCACTCTCCGGCGCGTAAGCGCGAACTCGCCGAGGTAGTGAAATACTGCTTCGGGCTGGATCTCGACCTTGACGAATTCCTTGCCGGTGTATACTTCGACGATCTTTCCGATCATATCGGGGAGAATCACCATGTCACGCACGTGCGTCCGGATTCGCTCCTTGCCGTCTCTGATTTCCTTGAGCAGTTTCTCATGATCCCGTGACAGGCCGCGGTTTATTTTCCGGCGTGTACGTGAAGGCATGATGGGGAGAAGCTCGCTGATGCCCATCTGCTGGAGCTCCTCGATTTTGTAGCCGTGATAGGTGAACTCCTCTCTCCTTCTCGGCAACCGTTTCTGTGTCTTTTTTGCCATATCCGACCCCCCTTACTTCTTCCATTTCCCCGTGCGCCGTGCCGCGATGTGCCCGACTTTTCGGCCCGGCGATGTTCCGCGTGCGACCGTCTTCGGCCTGCCGCAGTGCTGGTGCCCGCCGCCACCGAACGGGTGGTCGATGACGTTCATGCAGACGCCCTTCACCCTCGGCCACTTCTGTGCCTGGGATTTCATCTTGTGATACTTCTTTCCGGCCTTGACAAAGGGTTTCTCGCCCCGGCCTCCGCCTGCCACAATACCGACGGTTGCCATGCAGGTCTCCTTGAACCACTTGTTCTTGCCGCTCGGCATCCGCACACCCGCA
The Methanoculleus sp. SDB DNA segment above includes these coding regions:
- a CDS encoding 30S ribosomal protein S3 translates to MAIERRFIEDGVRKARVEKYLTKELKRAGYGGMDIARTPLGTQVTIFAEKPGIVIGKGGKVVRELTQNLHSKFSIESPQIEVQQVDNPNFNAQIMAERLANSLERGWYFRKAGSSVIRRVMESGALGCEVVLAGKLTGSRARVQKFTDGYIKHCGEPSETIVEKGFALAIKKLGTIGVQVKIIPPGAVLPDHFEVLPSQPRKPEEEEGLTPEALGEEIDAELSAMEDVPVEEDI
- the rps19p gene encoding 30S ribosomal protein S19 (protein S19 forms a complex with S13 that binds strongly to the 16S ribosomal RNA) translates to MAKKTQKRLPRRREEFTYHGYKIEELQQMGISELLPIMPSRTRRKINRGLSRDHEKLLKEIRDGKERIRTHVRDMVILPDMIGKIVEVYTGKEFVKVEIQPEAVFHYLGEFALTRRRVAHGSAGIGATRSSKYVPLK
- a CDS encoding 50S ribosomal protein L22, with product MARTDYSLKETGEGIARAKANELPISPKHSMEIAGFVKKMTTQEAIAYLTEVVAKKKAIPFRKFNRNIAHKRCLTGWDAGRFPVKASAAFIRLLESVEKNAEYAGLDTEKLRIVHASANRGRGMKAFFPRAMGRATPKRRETVNIEVVVREVE